In Colius striatus isolate bColStr4 chromosome 17, bColStr4.1.hap1, whole genome shotgun sequence, the following proteins share a genomic window:
- the CLDN5 gene encoding claudin-5 has product MTSAALEILGLGLGILGWVGVILACGLPMWQVSAFIDVNIVVAQTIWEGLWMNCVVQSTGQMQCKVYDSILALPAEVQAGRALTVVVALLGLVALMVTVVGAQCTNCIRPGKMKSRIVIAGGAIYILCGVLVLIPLCWFANIVISDFYDPTVPPSQKREMGAALYIGWAATALLLFGGCLICCCSCSQRDETSFPVKYSAPRRPTSNGEYDKKNYV; this is encoded by the coding sequence ATGACTTCGGCGGCGCTGGAGAttctggggctggggctgggcatcCTGGGCTGGGTGGGAGTGATCCTGGCCTGCGGGCTGCCCATGTGGCAGGTGTCGGCCTTCATCGACGTGAACATCGTGGTGGCGCAGACCATCTGGGAGGGGCTGTGGATGAACTGCGTGGTGCAGAGCACGGGGCAGATGCAGTGCAAGGTCTACGACTCcatcctggcgctgccggccgAGGTGCAGGCGGGGCGGGCGCTCACCGTCGTCGTGGCGCTGCTGGGTCTGGTGGCCCTGATGGTGACCGTGGTGGGCGCGCAGTGCACCAACTGCATCCGGCCCGGCAAGATGAAGTCCCGCATCGTGATCGCCGGCGGGGCCATCTACATCCTCTGCGGGGTCCTGGTCCTCATCCCGCTCTGCTGGTTCGCCAACATCGTCATCAGCGACTTCTACGACCCCACCGTGCCGCCGTCGCAGAAGCGGGAGATGGGGGCCGCGCTCTACATCGGCTGGGCGGCCACGGCGCTGCTGCTTTTCGGGGGCTGcctcatctgctgctgctcctgctcccagcgCGACGAGACCTCCTTCCCCGTCAAGTACTCGGCGCCGCGGCGGCCCACGTCCAACGGCGAGTACGACAAGAAGAACTACGTCTGA
- the LOC104561392 gene encoding septin-2 has protein sequence MSQSGEKVKFSDSAGYVGFANLPNQVHRKSVKKGFEFTLMVVGESGLGKSTLINSLFLTDLYPERYIPGAAEKIERTVQIEASTVEIEERGVKLRLTVVDTPGYGDAINSQDCFKTIIQYIDNQFERYLHDESGLNRRHIIDNRVHCCFYFISPFGHGLKPLDVEFMKALHGKVNIVPVIAKADTLTLKERERLKRRVLDEIAEHGIRIYQLPDADSDEDEEFKEQTRVLKASIPFAVIGSNQLIEVKGKKIRGRLYPWGVVEVENPEHNDFLKLRTMLVTHMQDLQEVTQDLHYENFRSERLKRTGKPVEEEVVDKDRILQQKEAELRRMQEMIAQMQAQMRMKPGDD, from the exons ATGTCTCAGTCAGGCGAAAAAGTAAAG ttttcCGACTCAGCAGGCTATGTGGGATTTGCTAATCTGCCTAACCAGGTTCACAGGAAATCTGTGAAGAAGGGCTTTGAATTCACACTGATGGTGGTTG GTGAGTCTGGCTTGGGAAAATCCACTTTAATTAACAGTCTGTTCCTGACTGATCTTTATCCAGAACGTTATattcctggagctgcag AGAAAATAGAGAGAACGGTTCAAATCGAAGCTTCTACAGTAGAGATAGAGGAGCGTGGGGTGAAACTGCGTTTGACAGTAGTTGACACACCAGGATATGGAGATGCCATTAACAGCCAGGACTG cttcaaAACAATTATCCAGTACATTGACAACCAGTTTGAAAGGTACCTTCATGATGAAAGTGGTCTGAACAGGCGTCACATTATAGACAACAGAGTCCActgctgtttttatttcatctctCCCTTTGGGCATGg ACTGAAACCATTAGATGTAGAATTCATGAAGGCTCTTCATGGAAAAGTCAACATTGTGCCTGTGATTGCCAAGGCTGACACACTGACgctgaaggagagagaaaggctgAAGAGAAGA GTGCTGGATGAGATTGCTGAACACGGCATTAGGATTTATCAGCTCCCTGATGCAGATTCTGATGAAGATGAGGAGTTTAAAGAACAAACCAGAGTTTTAAAG GCTAGCATACCTTTTGCTGTCATTGGATCCAATCAACTTATTGaggtgaaagggaaaaaaatcagaggcCGTCTGTATCCCTGGGGAGTTGTTGAGGTTGAAAATCCAGAGCACAATGATTTCCTTAAACTGCGCACAATGCTGGT AACACACATGCAAGACCTGCAGGAGGTGACCCAAGATTTGCACTACGAGAACTTCCGTTCGGAGAGGCTGAAGCGCACTGGCAA GCCTGTTGAAGAAGAAGTGGTAGACAAGGATAGAATCCTCCAGCAGAAAGAGGCTGAG CTGCGCCGCATGCAGGAGATGATTGCACAGATGCAAGCCCAAATGAGGATGAAGCCGGGTGATGATTAA